Proteins encoded in a region of the Elaeis guineensis isolate ETL-2024a chromosome 7, EG11, whole genome shotgun sequence genome:
- the LOC105049228 gene encoding LOW QUALITY PROTEIN: RING-H2 finger protein ATL43-like (The sequence of the model RefSeq protein was modified relative to this genomic sequence to represent the inferred CDS: inserted 4 bases in 3 codons) — protein sequence MGLYRNLGLCFSHLPRLLVEEDATSAAAAAALADSVTTTGPSPFPSPPSARSSSVVPFRPSIAVIVGVLTTMFSLTFLLLLYAKHRKQTSAGLGGGGGVVPGFPAAAVRRNSGVERTVVESLPVFRFGSLSGHKEGLECAVCLNRFEPVEALRLLPKCRHAFHVECVDTWLDAHSTCPLCRVRVDPEDVLLVPRPDPNPPSSGCGGKPPRDSKTTGDDTTANPTPYGRRISGRHSSAGEKCSNSLQIVVHRADPANRMSADCGAAXAGGSFEPERGKVRKDGLLLPVDRQEFDRRYSHRIVVSDGDGMQERWSDLRPSDLLFLRSEMIITDXGRFSASRAGRASGSSTGGGRDVISARCASEITGRRRXPIRAHSGGGGARREVEEERTMRRWLGFAAKRRARWLGSRDGANELST from the exons ATGGGTCTCTACCGGAACCTGGGGCTCTGCTTCTCCCACCTGCCGCGGCTCCTCGTAGAGGAAGACGCCACCTCTGCAGCCGCCGCCGCTGCTTTGGCGGACTCCGTCACCACCACGGGCCCCTCTCCCTTCCCTTCTCCGCCGTCGGCCAGGTCATCCTCCGTCGTCCCCTTTCGGCCCAGTATCGCAGTCATCGTCGGCGTCCTCACCACCATGTTCTCCCtcaccttcctcctcctcctataCGCGAAGCATCGCAAGCAGACCTCCGCTGGCttaggcggcggcggcggagtcGTCCCGGGGTTCCCGGCCGCCGCCGTGCGGCGGAACTCAGGGGTGGAGCGAACGGTGGTGGAGTCGCTGCCGGTATTCCGGTTCGGGTCGCTCAGCGGCCACAAAGAGGGGCTGGAGTGCGCTGTGTGCTTGAACCGGTTCGAGCCGGTGGAGGCGCTCCGGCTCCTCCCCAAGTGCCGTCACGCCTTCCACGTCGAGTGCGTCGACACGTGGCTCGACGCCCACTCCACCTGCCCCCTCTGCCGCGTCCGCGTCGACCCCGAGGACGTCCTCCTCGTCCCCCGGCCGGACCCCAACCCTCCCTCCTCCGGCTGTGGAGGTAAGCCGCCGCGAGACAGCAAGACCACTGGCGACGACACGACCGCGAACCCGACGCCATATGGCCGGCGAATCTCCGGCCGGCACTCCTCCGCCGGCGAGAAGTGTAGCAACTCACTCCAGATCGTCGTCCATCGGGCCGACCCTGCCAATAGGATGTCGGCGGATTGTGGCGCAGC GGCCGGCGGCAGTTTCGAACCAGAAAGGGGGAAGGTCCGGAAGGACGGGCTTCTCTTGCCGGTTGACAGGCAGGAGTTCGATCGGCGGTACAGTCACCGGATCGTGGTCTCGGACGGTGACGGGATGCAGGAGAGATGGAGCGATCTGCGACCGTCGGATCTTCTGTTTTTGCGATCGGAGATGATCATTACCG AGGGAAGGTTCTCGGCGTCCCGAGCGGGACGGGCGTCGGGGTCCTCGACGGGCGGGGGCAGAGACGTAATTAGCGCGCGATGTGCGTCCGAGATCACGGGGCGGAGGC CCCCGATTCGAGCTCAcagcggcggcggcggcgcgcGACGGGAGGTGGAGGAGGAGCGGACGATGAGGAGGTGGTTGGGCTTCGCGGCGAAGCGCAGGGCGCGGTGGCTCGGGAGCCGGGATGGCGCCAACGAGTTGAGCACCTAG
- the LOC140859419 gene encoding probable xyloglucan endotransglucosylase/hydrolase protein 23, which produces MASLVFPLLAFFFMATASAGNFYQEFDITWGDGRGKILDNGQLLTLNLDKASGSGFQSKNEYLFGKIDMQLKLVPGNSAGTVTAYYLSSQGPTHDEIDFEFLGNLSGEPYTLHTNVFTQGKGNREMQFHLWFNPTEDFHTYSILWNPEHVIFMVDGTPIRDFKNMESKGVAFPKSQPMRIYSSLWNADDWATQGGRVKTDWTKAPFTASYRNFNADACIWSSGTSSCNSQKSDWWNQELDSTGQERMRWAQENYMIYNYCTDLKRFPQGLPPECSIA; this is translated from the exons ATGGCATCACTAGTGTTTCCTCTCTTAGCGTTTTTTTTTATGGCCACTGCCTCGGCTGGCAACTTCTACCAGGAGTTCGACATCACCTGGGGTGATGGGCGTGGCAAGATCCTTGACAATGGCCAGCTCCTAACTCTCAACCTTGACAAAGCCTCCGGCTCCGGCTTCCAGTCCAAGAACGAGTATCTCTTTGGCAAAATCGACATGCAGCTCAAGCTTGTCCCTGGGAACTCCGCTGGCACCGTCACCGCCTACTAT CTTTCTTCACAAGGACCGACTCACGATGAGATCGACTTCGAGTTCCTTGGAAACCTCAGTGGAGAACCCTACACTCTCCACACCAATGTGTTCACCCAGGGGAAGGGGAACAGGGAGATGCAGTTCCACCTCTGGTTCAACCCCACCGAGGACTTCCACACCTACTCCATTCTCTGGAACCCCGAACACGTTAT TTTCATGGTTGATGGCACACCGATCAGAGACTTCAAGAATATGGAGTCCAAGGGTGTTGCGTTTCCAAAGAGCCAACCCATGAGGATCTACTCCAGCCTTTGGAACGCTGATGACTGGGCCACACAGGGTGGACGCGTCAAGACCGACTGGACCAAAGCTCCCTTCACTGCCTCGTATAGGAATTTTAATGCCGATGCCTGCATCTGGTCCTCCGGTACCTCCAGTTGCAATTCGCAGAAATCCGACTGGTGGAACCAAGAGCTGGATTCCACGGGCCAGGAGAGGATGAGGTGGGCGCAGGAGAACTACATGATCTACAACTACTGCACTGATCTGAAGCGGTTCCCTCAGGGCCTCCCACCAGAATGCTCCATAGCCTGA